Part of the Gemmatimonadota bacterium genome, GCAGAAACCCCACCCGCCCCTGTCCGTGCCCGTGATCATGCGAGATTCGGCCGGGACCCGCATCGCGGGCCAGAAGGGCTATTCTCCCTTCAGTCACCACATGGTCGCCGCGAACGTGCTGGCGAACCACTGGGAGACCTACGCAAATGGCGCGCAATCCGCCGGACAGGAGCCGGACCGGCGCAAGTGGAAGATCTCCCGCAACATCTTCGTGGCGGAGACGACAAAGGAAGCCCGCGAAAGGGCGCGGAACAATTCCCTGGGCAAATGCCTGGATTACATCATGAAGCTCACGGACCTCGGACCGGGACGGGCGTTCTGGAAACGGGACCTGGACATGCCCGACTCCGAATGCACCCTGGACTACATGATGGACGAGCAGGTCATCGCCGGCGACCCCGATGAGTGCGTGCGGCAGCTGCACCGCATGATGGAGGAGACGGGCGAATTCGGCACATTCATCATGACCGCCCACGACTGGGACGACCGGGAGGCCTGGATCAACAGCCTGGAACTGTTCGCGAAAGAAGTCATGCCTCGGTTCAACCGGTCGCTGGGCTACGCCTGAGTTTGCCGGGCGGCTTTTGCGGGGATGTGCGCGGTAGGGATGTACGCGGTCCAGTGTATACCTCGTGTTAGTGTATTCCACGGGTGAAGTGTATACCGCGAGCGAAGCATTTACCGCGGGCTAGTGTATACAATGTAGACACAACGAGAATCAATACCACATTTCGGAGCCCAATATGAACTACGGCATGTTCATCATGCCCTTCCACGACCCGGTCAAACCTGCGGCGCAGTGCCACGACGAGGACCTTGAGCTCATCGTGCGCTGCGAGGAACTGGGATTCACCGAGTTCTGGATCGGCGAGCACCACACCATGAAGTACGAGAACATCGTCCTGCCCGAGGCCTTCATCGGCAAGGCCCTGGCCATGACCCACTCCATCCGGCTCGGTACCGCGCCCACCTGCCTGCCCTATCACCACCCCGCCCACGTGGCCAGCCGGCTGGCCTTCATGGACCAGCTCTCCCACGGGCGGCTGAACCTGTGCTTCGGCCCTGGCAGCGTGACGACGGACCTGGAGCTTTACAAGATCGATCCTAAACTCAACAGCGCCATGGCCGCCGAATCGGCCGAGATGATCCTGCAGATCTGGAGCCAGGACCCGCCCTATCACCTGAAAGGCCGCTTCTGGGAGATCGACCTGGAAGAAAACGTGGACCGCGACACGCTGATCGGCTACATCCACAAGCCCCTGCAGCAGCCCCATCCGCCCATATGCGCCCCGGGGATGAGCATGAACTCCTCCACCATGAAGCTCGCGGGCGAGAAGGGCTGGTTTCCCATCAGCGCGAACATATCCCCGGGCAACGTCGTGGCCGACAACTGGCGGGTGTACGAGCAGGCGGCCCTTGAAGCCGGACGTACGCCGGACCGCAAGGACTGGCGCGTCTCCCGCAGCATCTTCCTCGCGGACAGCAAGGAGGAAGCGGCGCGGAAAGTACGCAACAATTCCCTGGGACGGGGCTTCGAATACCTCGGCGGCCTCTTCGACCAGGGGCTGGGCCGGAAGATGCTCAAGCGGGACCCGGACATGCCCGATTCGGAATGCAACCTGGACTACCTGATGACGGAACAGATCATCCACGGCGACGTGGACGAGGTCGTCCGGCGGCTGGACCTGTTGCGGGAGGAGACCGGCGATTTCGGCACGCTGATCCTCATGGGGTACGACTGGGACGACAAGGATTCCTGGCTCCGCAGCATGGACCTCTTCGTCCGCGAAGTGATGCCGCGCATGTAAAACTGTGCACGACGCCGCACCGCCAGCACGACGCCGCACCGCCAAAGGAGCACCCATGAAGGGTCCACGCCTCCCCTACCGCTACGATCACTACACCTGGGTCGAACTGAAGGAGAAAGTCGAGGACCAGCCCGCCGTCATCCTGCCCGTCGGGTCCACGGAGGACCACGGCTACCACATGCCCCTGGACGTGGACACGTTCCTGGTGAGCAGCGTGTGCGAAGGCGCCGCGAAGCTCATCCCGGACGAAGTGCTGATCCTGCCGGCCCTGCCCTACGGGTTCGAGGACCATCACATGGACTTCCCCGGGACGATCACCGTGCGGGACGACCACCTGCAGGACTTCGTCGTGGACATCACCCGGAGCGTGGCCCACCACGGCTTCCGGAAGATCCTCATCGTCAACGGCCACGGTTCCAACGCCACCATCCTGGAGACGGCCTCGCGCCGGACGGTCATCGAGACGGACGCCCACTGCGGGACGCTTAACTGGTGGAGCGTGGCGCAGTCGAAACTCTGGGAAATCGGCGACTCCGAACTCCAGTCCCACGCCGACGAGATCGAGACCTCGGTCTACCGCTACCTCAACGACGACGCGATCCAGATGGACAAGGCGGTGCGGGAGGTGAAGATCCCCGTGTCCAAGTACTACTGGCGCGGCTGGATCCGCGGCAAGGGCGCCTCTCCCCTGCGCATGATGGACCAGTGGTCCCGGATCTCCGACTCCGGCGTCATCGGCGATGCCACCGTCGCCACCGTGGAGAAGGGCGAGGAACTCTACCGTGCGGCCTCGGAGGAACTGGCCGGCCTGATCCAGGAATTCCGCGCACTGCCCATCGAGCCCCGGGTGGACCGGCACTGACGGCTTGCCCAACCCCCTGGAGTACCCTTTCATGAAGCGCGCTGCACGCACAGCTGCACGCATGGCCGTACGATTCAGGCACGCCGTTTTGCGGACGCTGAAGCGGCTGGCCCCGGATACCTGGACGAAGCGCTGTATCTACGCGGGACTGGTCACGGCGGCCGGGGTCTTCCTGGTCCTGGGCACGTGGCAGGGTGTGGTCACCTGGCTCGGCTGGCCGGCGATCGCCCTCCTGGCCGCCGGTATTTTCTACTACACGTGGAAGGCCTTTTCGTGGCTGCGGGACCATTTGCTGTGGAAAGTCCGGAATCGCATCATCGTCGTTTTCCTCTTCGCCGGCATCGCGCCCCTGTGTATCGCCTCTTCGATCAGCATACTCGTCGGATGGCTCTGGATCGGGACCCTGGGGACCAACCTGGTCACCCGTCATATCGAAGAGACCGTCGACCGGCTCGATCATATACCGGTCGATATGCAACTGACCCTGCTGAGGACGGCTTCGGAGGACGGACAGCCTTTCGCCGGGATCGTGGACGAGATCCTGCGGGACAATCCGGACCTTACTGGCCTGTCGATCAGTGTGTTCGAGGATGGCCGCCCGGTGCTTGCTTCCGCCCCCTTCGATACGCCCGAACCCCTCCCGGACTGGCTGCTCCGGGAAGACCATTTCGCCGAAGTCGTATTCGACAGCCTGTCCGACGGCCTCTCCGCGCTGTCCTTCCGCGCCGGCACCGCGATCGAAATCCGCGGACGGAACCTGTACGTCCTCTCCTACAAGCCGCTGGGGGATGATTACCGGACGAAGATATGGGAAGAACTGGGCACGCAGGTCGCGTTTCGGTCGGGACCGGTCGATTTCGAAGAGGTCATCGTCTATGAATCTCCACCTTCGGAAGTGGAGAGGTCGCGGTTGCCGCTCCTGGGGGCGCTTCACGTGCCGTGGGCCGCTTCATTCTCCGTCAGGTCCTGGAATTCGGGGGCGCGGAACGTGGCGATCCTGGGCCTGGATCTCGATCCGGCGCACATTTTCGAAGCGACCGTTACCGGTGACATGCTGCTATCTGGATTCCCTCCGCTGTTTTTCGTCGTCATCGTCCTGTGCGCGGTATTCGTAGGCTTCGAGCTGATCTCGTTCATGATCGGGCTGCTCGTTTCGCGGAGGATTACCACGGCGGTGCGCGGGCTGTACGAGGGCACGGAAGCCATCCGCGCCGGCAGGACGGACTTCCGCGTGGAAGAAA contains:
- a CDS encoding LLM class flavin-dependent oxidoreductase, which gives rise to QKPHPPLSVPVIMRDSAGTRIAGQKGYSPFSHHMVAANVLANHWETYANGAQSAGQEPDRRKWKISRNIFVAETTKEARERARNNSLGKCLDYIMKLTDLGPGRAFWKRDLDMPDSECTLDYMMDEQVIAGDPDECVRQLHRMMEETGEFGTFIMTAHDWDDREAWINSLELFAKEVMPRFNRSLGYA
- a CDS encoding LLM class flavin-dependent oxidoreductase; translated protein: MNYGMFIMPFHDPVKPAAQCHDEDLELIVRCEELGFTEFWIGEHHTMKYENIVLPEAFIGKALAMTHSIRLGTAPTCLPYHHPAHVASRLAFMDQLSHGRLNLCFGPGSVTTDLELYKIDPKLNSAMAAESAEMILQIWSQDPPYHLKGRFWEIDLEENVDRDTLIGYIHKPLQQPHPPICAPGMSMNSSTMKLAGEKGWFPISANISPGNVVADNWRVYEQAALEAGRTPDRKDWRVSRSIFLADSKEEAARKVRNNSLGRGFEYLGGLFDQGLGRKMLKRDPDMPDSECNLDYLMTEQIIHGDVDEVVRRLDLLREETGDFGTLILMGYDWDDKDSWLRSMDLFVREVMPRM
- a CDS encoding creatininase family protein; translation: MKGPRLPYRYDHYTWVELKEKVEDQPAVILPVGSTEDHGYHMPLDVDTFLVSSVCEGAAKLIPDEVLILPALPYGFEDHHMDFPGTITVRDDHLQDFVVDITRSVAHHGFRKILIVNGHGSNATILETASRRTVIETDAHCGTLNWWSVAQSKLWEIGDSELQSHADEIETSVYRYLNDDAIQMDKAVREVKIPVSKYYWRGWIRGKGASPLRMMDQWSRISDSGVIGDATVATVEKGEELYRAASEELAGLIQEFRALPIEPRVDRH
- a CDS encoding SpoIIE family protein phosphatase, producing MKRAARTAARMAVRFRHAVLRTLKRLAPDTWTKRCIYAGLVTAAGVFLVLGTWQGVVTWLGWPAIALLAAGIFYYTWKAFSWLRDHLLWKVRNRIIVVFLFAGIAPLCIASSISILVGWLWIGTLGTNLVTRHIEETVDRLDHIPVDMQLTLLRTASEDGQPFAGIVDEILRDNPDLTGLSISVFEDGRPVLASAPFDTPEPLPDWLLREDHFAEVVFDSLSDGLSALSFRAGTAIEIRGRNLYVLSYKPLGDDYRTKIWEELGTQVAFRSGPVDFEEVIVYESPPSEVERSRLPLLGALHVPWAASFSVRSWNSGARNVAILGLDLDPAHIFEATVTGDMLLSGFPPLFFVVIVLCAVFVGFELISFMIGLLVSRRITTAVRGLYEGTEAIRAGRTDFRVEEKARDQLGELGRSFNTMARSIEMLMDEEREKERIETELSMAREVQARFIPNVPPQRGPLELAGAWIPARTVSGDYYDFIEHRDRMLDIVVGDISGKGISAALMMAGLQASLRSQALDPALEGSPDRLSRLMSRLNVYLCHSTAPDRFATVFICSYHVETSRLNYCCAGHNPPLLLRNGSDNVALLESGGYPIGLFPEAEYEDSSVSVDPGDLFAVYTDGITDALNREEEDFGEARLRRVLSRNRDRTSEEILERVLASVRDFSHGVEQFDDQTAVIGRVR